Below is a genomic region from bacterium.
GAAATATATGAAGCTCCGGGAGCTACTATCTTATATAAAGCTCATCGGGAATTGGAATCTTTAGTCTTAGATAGAGAAACTTTACATTTTAATGAAATTATTAGTCAGAAATATTCTCAATTAATCTATTACGGTTTATGGTTTACTCCCTTAAAAGATGCCCTGGATGCTTTGGTAAAAAAGACCCAAGAAAAGGTTTTCGGTAAAGTAAGATTAAAATTGTATAAAGGAAGAGCAGAAGTAGTGGGCAGAAGCTCACCTTATTCTTTATATGACCAAAGCTTAGCTACTTACGAAGAAGGTGACTTGTTTGATCATCAAGCTTCAGAAGGCTTTATTAAAATCTGGTCTCTGCCTTATCGAAAAACAAGGAAAGATATACCATGAAACAATGGGGTGGAAGATTTAAAGAGCTTACCCTTGAGGAAGTGGAAAGGTTCACTTGTTCTTTAAATTTTGACCAAAGATTATCTAAATACGACATTAAAGGTAGTATCGCCCACGTGGAAATGCTAAAAAAATGTGGTCTTTTAACTACCGAAGAAGGAGAAAAAATTGTCAGTGCTTTAAAAGAGACTCAAGAAGAGATCGAAGAAAAAGGTGTTTGCCTAGATCGCCAATACGAAGATATTCACACTTATATTGAGTCTAAATTAAGAGAAAGGATAGGTGATTTGAGTGGAAAACTCCACACCGCCAGAAGTAGAAATGATCAAATTGCCTTAGATATAAGACTTTATTTAAAAGATGAAATTAAAGAGGTTATTAAAGAGCTCAAAAATGTCCTAGAAAGCATCTTAAAACTTGCCCAACAAAATATTCACATCATTATGCCTGGTTATACTCATCTGCAACAAGCAGAACCTATTCTTTTTTCTCATCATCTGATGGCTTATTTTTGGATGGGGCAAAGAGATTTAGAAAAATTAAATACTTGCTTAAAAGGCATAGATGAGCTTCCGTTAGGAGCAGCTGCTTTAGCCGGAACCTCCTTTCCTATTGACCAAGAATTTACTTCTCACCTCTTAGGTTTTTCTAAAGTCTCATTTAATAGTCTTGACGCGGTTAGCAATAGAGATTTTATTTTAGATTTTTTATTTATTGCTTCTCTGGTAATGATGCATTTATCACGTTTTAACGAGGAGTTAATTCTTTGGTCAACAAATGAGTTTAAGTTTATAGAGATAGCTGACTCTTTTTGTACGGGAAGCAGTATCATGCCTCAAAAAAAGAACCCCGATGTTTGTGAGCTTATTCGAGGTAAGTGTGGACGAGTATATGGAAATTTGATCTCTCTTTTTACTACGATGAAAGCTCTTCCCTTGTCTTACAATCGCGACCTTCAAGAGGACAAAGAAGTTTTATTTAGTAGTCTTGATATTACCAAGA
It encodes:
- the argH gene encoding argininosuccinate lyase, which translates into the protein MKQWGGRFKELTLEEVERFTCSLNFDQRLSKYDIKGSIAHVEMLKKCGLLTTEEGEKIVSALKETQEEIEEKGVCLDRQYEDIHTYIESKLRERIGDLSGKLHTARSRNDQIALDIRLYLKDEIKEVIKELKNVLESILKLAQQNIHIIMPGYTHLQQAEPILFSHHLMAYFWMGQRDLEKLNTCLKGIDELPLGAAALAGTSFPIDQEFTSHLLGFSKVSFNSLDAVSNRDFILDFLFIASLVMMHLSRFNEELILWSTNEFKFIEIADSFCTGSSIMPQKKNPDVCELIRGKCGRVYGNLISLFTTMKALPLSYNRDLQEDKEVLFSSLDITKSCLSIFSKLLLSIKINQTQIEKHLKNKYLCATEVANYLSRKGLAFRSAHQAVGKLVLKALANHKDLDELKLEEFKEVSDLFEEDIYELFDLEKAVNVKKSLGSTSRKEVLKQIKKGRKIINQ